One stretch of Arachis duranensis cultivar V14167 chromosome 1, aradu.V14167.gnm2.J7QH, whole genome shotgun sequence DNA includes these proteins:
- the LOC107482954 gene encoding LOW QUALITY PROTEIN: AT-hook motif nuclear-localized protein 23 (The sequence of the model RefSeq protein was modified relative to this genomic sequence to represent the inferred CDS: deleted 1 base in 1 codon), with protein MSMAGLDLGTASRFVQNLHRPDLHLQQQHHYQDSQEQQQHHTPDRAPAPQFSGEEDDTSQGGGSGSGGGGAFELGSGSGGRRPRGRPPGSKNKPKPPVIITRESANTLRAHILEVASGSDVFDSVATYARRRQRGICILSGSGTVTNVTIRQPAAAGSVVTLQGRFEILSLSGSFLPPPAPPGATSLSIYLAGGQGQVVGGNVVGELIAAGPVIVIASSFTXXXXXXXXXXLDEEEQLQIQAPGSAAAGSQGSAGVGNNAFPDPSSGLPFFNLPLGMQNNNVQLPVDGYSSGPRPPY; from the exons ATGTCGATGGCTGGTTTGGATTTAGGAACAGCATCACGCTTCGTTCAAAATCTTCACAGACCAGACTTACACCTTCAGCAACAACACCATTACCAAGATTcccaagaacaacaacaacaccaCACACCAGATCGTGCACCTGCACCTCAGTTCTCCGGCGAAGAAGATGATACCAGCCAAGGCGGCGGAAGCGGAAGCGGCGGTGGAGGCGCTTTTGAGCTCGGCTCCGGCTCTGGAGGCCGGCGCCCCCGAGGCCGTCCGCCGGGCTCGAAGAACAAGCCGAAACCGCCAGTCATCATCACAAGAGAGAGTGCCAACACGCTAAGAGCTCACATCCTCGAAGTTGCGAGCGGCTCCGACGTCTTCGACAGCGTCGCTACCTACGCGCGGCGGCGCCAGCGCGGGATCTGCATCTTGAGCGGCAGCGGAACCGTGACCAATGTTACTATCCGGCAGCCAGCTGCGGCAGGCTCCGTTGTCACGCTCCAGGGAAGGTTCGAGATCCTGTCGCTCTCCGGCTCCTTCCTCCCGCCGCCTGCACCGCCCGGTGCCACCAGCCTCAGCATATACCTCGCTGGCGGCCAGGGACAGGTAGTCGGTGGAAACGTCGTCGGAGAGCTGATCGCGGCGGGGCCAGTGATCGTCATCGCCTCGTCGTTCACN NNNNNNNNNNNNNNNNNNNNNNNNNNNNNNTTGGACGAGGAGGAGCAGCTCCAGATTCAGGCTCCCGGAAGTGCGGCGGCTGGAAGTCAGGGCTCCGCGGGCGTCGGAAACAACGCTTTTCCAGATCCTTCTTCGGGTTTGCCGTTCTTCAATTTGCCGCTTGGTATGCAGAATAATAATGTTCAATTGCCTGTTGACGGTTACTCTTCAGGTCCACGCCCTCCGTATTAA